In Proteus vulgaris, one DNA window encodes the following:
- a CDS encoding formylglycine-generating enzyme family protein produces MKFNLSLLTLSFALLSSSFMASAKWDDKFVNPKALPDDVILPFPCEGSMVFRQVTIPLSQPLQDYSVTLGQEGDEWGYLEQSRAEHIAGSFPLKGKEKGRYYLMAKYPVTDLQYNAMQSTINGKECPVASNKLRLPKVNISWYEAMQFADQYNQWLRSHHPEALPIEDGAKGFARLPTETEWEFAARGGLKVSASEFRDIRFPMPEGTKNYIWSAGSQSANGSLQLTGLLSPNPLGLHDMLGNVAEMMFEPFRLNKLDRLHGQAGGFIVRGGSYLTPESDMRSSWRQEEPYYTNTGANKNKYTGFRLAVVAPALTSRDKIKEIEKEWQQLGNEKPASNNSKTNSDNSINSLNTLSTQVQDEALKKQLAELKNTLRANAQLRDEQRDQAIRTSLQLGAFLCTKLKDDGEFYDRLIALHEKNCPSGTKDATCERRQEQVNEHKKTLDFVVSYYADTLVDMATTYDASLVKPQIDVVRQLMEARGKSNLNTYLSTYMQGLQGYWANGKVSRNEWLEACKKQ; encoded by the coding sequence GTGAAATTTAATTTATCGCTTTTAACTTTATCATTTGCGCTGTTATCTAGCAGTTTTATGGCATCAGCCAAATGGGATGATAAATTTGTTAACCCAAAAGCCTTACCTGATGATGTGATATTGCCATTTCCTTGTGAAGGTTCGATGGTCTTTCGCCAAGTAACTATCCCTCTCAGTCAGCCTTTACAAGACTACAGCGTTACGTTAGGGCAAGAAGGCGATGAGTGGGGTTATTTAGAGCAATCACGAGCTGAACATATTGCTGGTAGCTTCCCACTAAAAGGCAAAGAAAAAGGCCGCTATTACCTTATGGCGAAATATCCCGTTACTGATCTGCAATATAACGCTATGCAAAGCACCATTAATGGTAAAGAGTGCCCTGTTGCCTCAAATAAATTACGTTTACCGAAAGTGAATATTAGCTGGTATGAAGCCATGCAGTTCGCTGATCAATATAATCAATGGTTAAGAAGCCATCATCCAGAAGCATTACCCATTGAAGATGGCGCAAAAGGCTTCGCACGGTTACCGACAGAAACAGAATGGGAGTTCGCAGCGCGTGGTGGCCTAAAAGTCTCAGCGTCAGAATTCCGAGATATTCGTTTTCCTATGCCGGAAGGCACCAAAAACTATATTTGGTCGGCAGGCAGCCAATCTGCTAACGGCTCTTTACAGCTAACGGGTCTGTTATCGCCAAATCCTCTCGGATTACATGACATGTTAGGTAATGTCGCTGAAATGATGTTTGAGCCTTTTCGATTAAACAAACTCGACCGTTTACACGGACAAGCGGGTGGATTTATTGTACGTGGTGGTAGTTATCTAACACCAGAGAGTGATATGCGCAGTTCATGGCGCCAAGAAGAGCCTTATTACACCAATACGGGTGCGAATAAAAATAAATACACAGGCTTTCGTTTAGCTGTTGTTGCTCCAGCATTAACATCACGCGATAAGATCAAAGAAATAGAAAAAGAGTGGCAGCAATTAGGCAATGAGAAACCAGCCAGCAACAACTCAAAAACTAATAGCGATAACTCCATCAATAGCCTGAATACACTCTCAACCCAAGTGCAAGATGAAGCATTGAAAAAACAATTAGCTGAATTAAAAAACACCTTACGGGCAAATGCACAACTACGAGATGAACAGCGTGATCAAGCTATCCGTACCTCACTACAATTAGGTGCTTTTTTATGTACCAAATTAAAAGATGATGGCGAGTTCTATGACAGATTAATCGCATTACATGAAAAAAACTGTCCTTCAGGCACTAAAGATGCCACATGTGAACGACGTCAAGAACAAGTTAACGAACATAAAAAAACGCTCGACTTTGTTGTGAGCTATTACGCTGACACATTAGTGGATATGGCAACCACATATGACGCCTCTTTAGTTAAACCGCAAATTGACGTTGTACGCCAATTAATGGAAGCCAGAGGTAAATCAAATTTAAATACGTACCTTTCAACGTATATGCAGGGGCTCCAAGGATATTGGGCTAACGGTAAAGTATCACGGAATGAATGGCTCGAAGCATGTAAAAAACAATAA
- a CDS encoding Ail/Lom family outer membrane beta-barrel protein, with protein sequence MKTKLLSTLFISGLLATSSVYAQDDFKLDKTTLSAGYAQVKMAGQNPMHGGVFSIRQEINSQFGILATATYAQNEYDLNKPVNTFFKDVNARYYSVMAGPTLRLNDFISVYGTAGMSQIQFKSESSELKKLKKNAFSWGAGLIINPAEMVSISVGYENSRFKFKDTDNKIILDGFIANIGYRF encoded by the coding sequence ATGAAAACAAAATTATTATCAACTTTATTTATTAGTGGCTTATTGGCGACCTCTTCTGTTTATGCTCAAGATGATTTTAAATTAGATAAAACCACACTTTCAGCGGGTTATGCACAAGTTAAAATGGCAGGTCAAAATCCAATGCATGGTGGTGTATTCTCTATTCGTCAAGAAATCAATTCACAATTTGGTATTTTAGCAACAGCCACTTATGCTCAAAATGAATATGATTTGAATAAGCCTGTTAATACTTTTTTTAAAGATGTAAATGCACGTTATTATTCTGTAATGGCAGGCCCTACATTACGCTTAAATGATTTTATAAGTGTTTATGGCACCGCAGGTATGAGCCAAATTCAATTTAAATCTGAAAGTTCAGAATTAAAAAAATTAAAGAAAAATGCATTTAGTTGGGGTGCTGGCTTAATCATTAATCCAGCAGAAATGGTTTCGATTTCTGTTGGGTATGAGAATAGTCGTTTTAAATTCAAAGATACCGACAATAAAATTATTTTAGACGGTTTTATTGCTAATATCGGTTATCGTTTTTAA
- the chbG gene encoding chitin disaccharide deacetylase: MAGLLIVNADDFGLSKGQNYGIVECFRHGVVSSTTALVNAEGIEHAAQLRHELPGLGVGLHFTLTMGKPLSPLPSLTREGVLGKWVWQMAEEGNLPLDEIRVELNAQYQRFIEIFGCVPDHIDSHHHVHMFKQIFPIVAEFAKEKSLPMRVDRPLAQKEGIDTQGVISSDGFDSQFYGDEITQALFLRVLDESKARHEQSLEVMTHPAFVDNPLRASGYCFQRLTELEVLTDSALQHAILERDYQLGTYQDLM; encoded by the coding sequence ATGGCTGGTTTATTGATTGTGAATGCGGATGATTTTGGGCTTAGTAAAGGCCAAAACTACGGTATTGTAGAGTGTTTTCGTCATGGTGTTGTTAGCTCAACAACGGCACTTGTCAATGCTGAGGGAATTGAACATGCAGCACAATTGCGTCATGAGTTGCCTGGCTTAGGTGTTGGGCTTCACTTTACTTTGACGATGGGTAAACCACTGTCTCCTTTACCTTCTTTAACGCGTGAAGGTGTATTAGGGAAATGGGTATGGCAAATGGCAGAAGAGGGCAATTTACCGCTTGATGAAATTCGTGTTGAGCTTAACGCACAATATCAGCGTTTCATTGAGATCTTTGGTTGTGTGCCAGACCATATTGATAGTCATCACCATGTGCATATGTTTAAGCAAATCTTTCCTATTGTGGCGGAGTTTGCCAAAGAAAAGTCATTACCAATGCGGGTTGACAGACCGTTAGCACAAAAAGAAGGGATTGATACCCAAGGTGTGATAAGTAGTGATGGTTTTGATAGTCAATTTTATGGTGATGAAATTACACAAGCCCTCTTTTTAAGGGTGCTTGATGAGTCTAAAGCACGTCATGAGCAATCGTTAGAAGTGATGACGCATCCTGCTTTTGTCGATAATCCATTACGCGCAAGTGGTTATTGTTTTCAGCGTCTAACCGAACTTGAAGTATTAACAGATAGCGCATTACAGCATGCCATTTTGGAAAGAGATTATCAGCTAGGCACGTATCAAGATTTAATGTAG
- a CDS encoding 6-phospho-beta-glucosidase translates to MSHKLKIVTIGGGSSYTPELLEGFIKRYHELPITELWLVDVEEGKEKLDIIFELCQRMVKKAGIPLTVYKTLNRREALKDADFVTTQLRVGQLKARELDESIPLSHGYLGQETNGAGGLFKGLRTIPVIFDIIKDVEEICPNAWIINFTNPAGMVTEAVYRHTNFKKFIGVCNIPIGMKMFITDVLKLTDKDELSIDLFGLNHMVFIKDVIVNGQSRFPELLDGVASGTLTAGSVKNIFDLPFSEGLIRSLNMLPCSYLLYYFKQKEMLAIEMGEYYKGGARAKVVQKVEKQLFELYKDPDLNIKPKELELRGGAYYSDAACEVINAIYNDKQAEHYVNIPHHGHIDNIPADWSIEVTAILGRNGAKPHPRLTHFDEKVMGLIHTIKAFEIAASKAAISGELNDALLAMNLTPLVLSDKDAEVLTREMLLAHKAHLPHFAKAIAELEKASH, encoded by the coding sequence ATGAGTCATAAATTAAAAATCGTTACCATTGGTGGTGGAAGTAGTTATACGCCTGAATTGTTAGAAGGTTTTATTAAGCGTTATCATGAATTACCAATCACTGAATTATGGCTAGTGGATGTAGAAGAAGGAAAAGAGAAGCTTGATATTATTTTTGAGCTTTGCCAACGCATGGTAAAAAAAGCGGGTATTCCTTTAACCGTTTATAAAACCCTTAATCGCCGTGAAGCGTTAAAAGATGCTGATTTTGTCACAACACAATTGCGGGTGGGTCAATTGAAAGCAAGAGAGCTTGATGAGTCGATCCCGTTAAGTCACGGCTATTTAGGACAAGAAACCAATGGCGCGGGTGGGTTATTTAAAGGGCTACGCACGATCCCTGTTATTTTCGATATTATTAAGGATGTTGAAGAAATTTGCCCTAATGCATGGATCATTAACTTTACCAATCCAGCGGGCATGGTAACTGAAGCCGTTTATCGTCATACTAACTTTAAGAAATTTATTGGGGTTTGCAATATCCCAATTGGTATGAAGATGTTTATTACAGATGTGCTTAAGTTAACAGATAAAGATGAACTCTCCATTGATTTATTTGGGTTAAATCATATGGTGTTTATTAAAGATGTCATTGTAAATGGTCAATCCCGTTTTCCTGAATTATTGGATGGTGTCGCTTCAGGAACATTAACCGCAGGTTCGGTGAAAAATATTTTTGATTTACCTTTTAGTGAAGGGCTAATTCGTTCTCTTAATATGTTGCCGTGTTCTTATTTGCTTTATTACTTTAAGCAAAAAGAGATGTTGGCTATAGAAATGGGTGAATATTACAAAGGCGGAGCTCGTGCTAAAGTAGTACAAAAGGTCGAGAAACAACTGTTTGAGTTATATAAAGATCCTGATTTAAATATCAAACCGAAAGAGTTGGAATTACGTGGTGGTGCCTATTATTCTGATGCGGCCTGTGAAGTGATTAATGCTATTTATAATGATAAACAAGCTGAGCATTATGTGAATATTCCACATCATGGTCATATTGATAATATTCCCGCAGATTGGTCAATTGAAGTGACTGCAATTTTAGGTCGAAATGGTGCTAAACCTCATCCTCGTTTAACGCATTTTGATGAAAAAGTAATGGGATTAATTCACACCATTAAAGCCTTTGAAATCGCAGCCAGTAAAGCGGCTATTAGCGGTGAATTAAATGACGCTTTATTAGCGATGAATTTAACGCCATTGGTGCTTTCCGACAAAGATGCAGAAGTGCTTACTCGTGAAATGTTATTAGCGCATAAAGCACATCTACCTCATTTTGCTAAAGCAATTGCAGAGTTAGAAAAAGCCTCTCATTAA
- the chbR gene encoding transcriptional regulator ChbR has translation MVYEDQLFNGKNFHVFIYNKTESVSGLHQHDYYEFTIVLTGRYYQEINGKKVLLERGDFVFIPIGSHHQSFYDFGATRILNVGISKAFFDKHYLSLLPSYFIASQVYELKNEFLSYIESVISSLNFRHTEFNEFIEIVTFNVVNRLRHHRENRTQDDIPLWLRDTVSEMHDKQKFGENAIVNMVMLSGKSQEYLTRATRRYYDKTPMQIIHDIRINFAKKQLEITNYSITDIAFDSGYSSPSLFIKTFKKITSLTPNSYRKNLCSIKETN, from the coding sequence ATGGTCTATGAAGATCAGCTATTTAATGGCAAAAATTTTCATGTCTTTATTTATAATAAAACAGAAAGTGTCAGTGGACTGCATCAACATGATTATTATGAATTCACCATTGTTTTAACAGGACGTTATTATCAAGAGATAAATGGCAAAAAGGTTTTATTAGAGCGTGGTGATTTTGTTTTTATTCCCATTGGCTCTCACCATCAGAGTTTTTATGATTTTGGTGCGACACGTATTTTAAATGTAGGGATCAGTAAAGCTTTTTTTGATAAACATTATCTCTCGTTATTACCTTCTTATTTTATTGCCTCACAGGTTTATGAATTAAAAAATGAGTTTCTCTCTTATATTGAATCTGTTATTAGTTCATTAAATTTCCGCCATACAGAATTTAATGAATTTATTGAAATTGTCACCTTTAATGTGGTGAACAGATTACGACACCATCGAGAAAATAGAACACAAGATGATATTCCTTTATGGCTAAGAGACACCGTAAGCGAGATGCATGACAAACAAAAATTTGGTGAAAATGCGATTGTTAATATGGTGATGCTATCAGGAAAATCACAAGAGTATTTAACACGGGCAACACGGCGTTATTACGATAAAACGCCTATGCAAATTATTCATGATATTAGAATTAATTTTGCAAAAAAACAGTTAGAAATAACAAATTATTCGATAACCGATATTGCTTTTGATTCTGGCTATAGTAGCCCAAGTCTATTTATTAAGACATTTAAGAAAATAACATCATTGACGCCAAATAGTTATCGAAAAAATTTGTGCAGTATTAAAGAAACAAACTAA
- the chbA gene encoding PTS N,N'-diacetylchitobiose transporter subunit IIA: MLDIENAVDSSATEDEFEEIIMGLIINSGQARSVAYGALKKAKEGDFEGARKLMEQSREALNEAHKIQTRLIGDDQGIGKTKVSLVLVHAQDHLMTSMLARELVTELIELHEKIK, translated from the coding sequence ATGTTAGATATTGAAAATGCAGTTGATAGCAGTGCTACAGAAGATGAATTTGAAGAGATAATCATGGGCCTTATCATTAATTCAGGCCAAGCACGCAGTGTCGCTTATGGTGCATTAAAAAAAGCCAAAGAAGGTGATTTTGAGGGTGCTAGAAAGTTAATGGAGCAATCACGTGAAGCCTTAAATGAAGCTCATAAAATACAGACACGTTTAATTGGTGATGACCAAGGTATCGGAAAAACGAAAGTCAGTTTAGTTTTAGTCCATGCACAAGATCATTTAATGACATCAATGTTAGCCAGAGAGTTAGTGACAGAATTAATTGAGTTGCATGAAAAGATAAAATAA
- the chbC gene encoding PTS N,N'-diacetylchitobiose transporter subunit IIC: protein MSKFIGSLEKVLLPFAVKIGKQPHVNAIKNGFIRLMPLTLAGAMFVLINNVFLSFGDGSFFYSLGIRLDASTIETLNGFKAIGGNVYNGTLGIMSLMAPFFIGMALAEERKVDPIAAGLLSIAAFMTVTPYNAAGAYAVGANWLGGANIISGIIIGLVVAEMFTFIVRRNWVIRLPDSVPASVSRSFSALIPGFIILSIMGIISWGLATYETNFHQIILDSISTPLASMGSVVGWAYVIFTSLLWFFGIHGSLALAALDSGIMTPWALENVSLYTEYGSVEAALAAGKTFHLWAKPMLDSFIFLGGTGATLGLIIAIFIASRRADHRQVAKLALPAGLFQINEPIIFGLPVIMNPVMFIPFILIQPILAAITVTAYYLGIIPPVTNIAPWTMPTGLGAFFNTNGSIAALLLALFNLGVATLIYLPFVIISNKAQTEIEKEESEEDIANALKF, encoded by the coding sequence ATGAGTAAGTTCATTGGTTCACTTGAAAAGGTACTCCTTCCTTTTGCGGTTAAAATTGGAAAGCAACCTCACGTTAATGCGATTAAAAATGGCTTTATTCGTTTAATGCCGTTAACCCTTGCAGGGGCAATGTTTGTACTTATCAATAACGTTTTTCTTAGTTTTGGTGATGGCTCCTTTTTTTATTCTCTAGGTATCCGCCTTGATGCGTCAACAATAGAAACACTCAATGGGTTTAAAGCTATTGGGGGGAATGTCTATAACGGTACATTAGGTATAATGTCGTTGATGGCGCCGTTCTTTATCGGAATGGCATTGGCAGAAGAGCGAAAAGTTGATCCAATTGCAGCAGGCTTACTCTCTATTGCTGCCTTTATGACGGTAACACCTTACAATGCAGCTGGGGCTTATGCTGTTGGCGCTAATTGGCTAGGTGGGGCAAATATTATTTCAGGGATCATTATTGGTCTTGTTGTGGCTGAAATGTTTACCTTTATTGTGCGTCGTAATTGGGTTATTCGATTACCTGATAGTGTCCCCGCTTCTGTTTCGCGTTCTTTTTCTGCGTTAATTCCTGGTTTTATTATTTTATCAATTATGGGGATTATTTCGTGGGGGTTAGCGACGTACGAAACAAATTTCCATCAAATTATTTTAGATTCTATCTCAACACCATTAGCATCAATGGGTTCTGTTGTAGGTTGGGCATACGTTATTTTTACCTCTCTACTGTGGTTCTTTGGTATTCATGGTTCACTGGCACTTGCTGCACTTGATAGTGGCATTATGACACCGTGGGCATTAGAAAACGTATCACTTTATACTGAATACGGTTCAGTAGAAGCTGCTTTGGCAGCCGGTAAAACGTTCCATCTCTGGGCGAAACCGATGTTAGACTCCTTTATCTTCTTAGGCGGTACAGGGGCAACACTGGGGCTTATTATTGCAATCTTTATTGCATCCCGTCGTGCGGATCATCGCCAAGTTGCTAAACTGGCATTACCAGCAGGTTTATTCCAAATTAATGAGCCGATTATTTTTGGTTTACCTGTGATTATGAATCCAGTGATGTTTATTCCTTTTATTCTTATTCAACCTATTCTTGCTGCAATTACTGTGACTGCTTATTACTTAGGGATAATCCCACCAGTAACAAATATAGCGCCATGGACGATGCCAACAGGGTTAGGTGCATTCTTTAATACTAACGGCAGTATTGCAGCACTGTTATTAGCGCTGTTTAACTTGGGTGTAGCAACACTGATTTATCTTCCTTTCGTCATCATCTCAAACAAAGCACAAACTGAAATTGAGAAAGAGGAGAGTGAAGAAGATATTGCCAATGCATTGAAATTTTAA
- a CDS encoding PTS sugar transporter subunit IIB — translation MQKKYIYLFCSAGMSTSLLVTKMRAQAEKYDVPVVIEAFPETLAAQKGQDADLILLGPQISWMLPDIQKLLPNKPVEVIDSLLYGKVDGLGVLKAAVASIKKASATTN, via the coding sequence ATGCAAAAAAAATATATTTACTTATTTTGTTCTGCTGGCATGTCAACATCCCTTCTCGTGACCAAAATGCGAGCACAAGCAGAAAAATATGATGTGCCTGTGGTCATTGAAGCTTTTCCTGAAACTTTAGCTGCACAAAAAGGGCAGGATGCGGATCTGATTTTGCTGGGTCCACAAATTAGCTGGATGTTACCTGATATCCAAAAATTACTCCCGAATAAACCGGTCGAAGTGATCGATTCTCTGTTATATGGAAAAGTAGATGGCTTAGGCGTGTTAAAAGCCGCTGTCGCCTCTATTAAAAAAGCATCTGCAACAACAAATTAA
- a CDS encoding siderophore ABC transporter substrate-binding protein — protein sequence MFKKSLSPLFLLLSSLVIAGCDNAQDTSTAQSEEKQTLTIEHFQGTTEIPAHPQKVVVMNMETLDIIDALGAPIVGLPQTNVHLPKFLEKYTNPNDYINEGALFEPNYEKLSTTAPDLILSGSRARDAYAKLSEIAPAISMDIDPKRFVESLAERTTTLGQIFGKEEQAKKLLADFNSKIDTVKAKTPDAGKAMVVLVSGGKISAYGPGSRFGFIYDVLGFEPAYVFDSPGSHGNIVNSELLLKLNPDWMFVIDRDAAIGREDSQPAQQVLDNALVRKVNAWNKDQVIYLDASSIYISGGIQTYSRLMDTINQALDQKK from the coding sequence ATGTTTAAAAAGTCATTAAGCCCACTGTTTTTACTGCTTTCTTCACTTGTTATCGCTGGTTGTGATAACGCTCAAGACACATCAACAGCACAATCAGAAGAGAAACAAACTCTCACGATTGAACATTTTCAAGGGACAACTGAAATTCCAGCTCACCCACAGAAAGTGGTTGTGATGAATATGGAAACCCTTGATATTATTGATGCATTAGGTGCTCCTATTGTTGGTCTGCCACAAACCAATGTTCATTTACCTAAATTCTTAGAAAAATACACCAACCCAAACGACTACATCAATGAAGGTGCGTTATTCGAGCCAAACTATGAAAAGCTCAGCACAACAGCGCCTGATTTAATTTTAAGTGGTAGCCGTGCTCGCGATGCGTATGCGAAATTAAGTGAAATTGCGCCTGCAATTTCAATGGATATCGACCCTAAACGTTTTGTCGAAAGCCTTGCTGAACGTACAACAACATTAGGTCAAATTTTTGGCAAAGAAGAACAAGCCAAAAAATTATTGGCTGATTTCAATAGTAAAATTGATACTGTAAAAGCCAAAACACCGGATGCTGGCAAAGCGATGGTTGTGCTAGTTAGTGGTGGTAAAATTTCAGCATATGGCCCAGGCTCTCGCTTTGGCTTTATCTATGACGTATTAGGTTTTGAACCTGCTTATGTTTTTGATAGCCCAGGTTCACACGGCAACATCGTCAACTCTGAATTACTGTTAAAACTTAACCCAGATTGGATGTTTGTTATTGACCGTGACGCTGCGATTGGTCGTGAAGATTCACAACCTGCGCAACAAGTCCTTGATAATGCGCTGGTAAGAAAAGTAAATGCTTGGAATAAAGACCAAGTTATCTATCTTGATGCAAGCTCTATTTATATTTCCGGTGGGATCCAAACTTACTCTCGCTTAATGGATACTATCAATCAAGCACTGGATCAAAAAAAATAA
- a CDS encoding ABC transporter permease → MKTFHLSLGIGLVAILSMISLFVGAGDITPASLFSDPDMRDIFFISRVPRTLSLLLAGGAISVAGLIMQLLTQNRFVEPSLAGTTQSASLGLLVVMLLFPAAGIFTKMLVATVFALLGTLLFMLLLQRITLKTTLIVPLVGIMLSAVIGALTIFLAVYFDLLQSLDAWTSGDFSSVLQGRYELLWLVGVLALMACWVADSFTVAGMGREFSINVGLNYRKVMIIGLSIIALISGVVVSVVGALPFLGLIVPNLVSLVMGDNIRKTIPWVCLSGGAIVLLCDVLGRLIRYPFEIPASVILGAVGAVIFLFLLLKQQRYAKS, encoded by the coding sequence ATGAAAACGTTCCATTTATCATTGGGGATAGGACTTGTTGCTATCCTCTCAATGATCAGTCTATTTGTCGGCGCAGGAGATATTACTCCTGCTTCGCTTTTTTCTGATCCCGATATGCGCGATATCTTTTTTATCAGCCGTGTTCCAAGAACCCTATCATTATTGCTCGCCGGTGGTGCCATTAGTGTTGCAGGCTTAATTATGCAACTACTAACCCAAAATCGTTTTGTCGAACCCTCTCTTGCGGGAACCACTCAATCGGCAAGTCTTGGATTATTAGTCGTTATGTTGCTCTTTCCAGCAGCTGGCATCTTTACCAAAATGTTGGTAGCGACCGTTTTCGCCCTTCTTGGTACTTTGTTATTTATGCTGCTTCTGCAAAGGATCACATTAAAAACGACACTAATAGTGCCTTTAGTGGGGATTATGCTTAGCGCTGTTATCGGTGCGTTGACTATCTTCTTAGCTGTTTATTTCGATTTATTGCAATCTTTAGATGCATGGACAAGTGGCGATTTTTCAAGTGTATTACAAGGCCGCTATGAACTCTTATGGCTTGTTGGTGTGCTTGCGTTAATGGCATGTTGGGTTGCTGATAGCTTTACTGTGGCTGGTATGGGACGTGAATTCTCCATTAATGTGGGACTTAATTACCGCAAGGTGATGATCATTGGATTATCCATTATCGCACTGATTAGTGGTGTGGTTGTGTCTGTTGTTGGTGCCTTACCTTTCCTTGGCTTAATTGTACCTAATCTAGTGAGCTTAGTGATGGGTGATAATATTCGTAAAACCATTCCATGGGTTTGCTTGAGTGGTGGTGCGATTGTTTTATTGTGTGATGTATTAGGCCGACTTATTCGCTACCCGTTTGAAATTCCTGCCAGTGTTATTTTAGGCGCTGTGGGTGCCGTCATTTTCCTTTTTTTACTACTAAAGCAGCAACGTTATGCAAAAAGTTAA
- a CDS encoding iron chelate uptake ABC transporter family permease subunit: MQKVNSSIISKCTGAAEHKKMRLSPMSRIWLLLGASLLSIVLFMTINLNGNISYILTHRAYIILTMIVVAFAAGVSTILFQTIANNRILTPSLMGLEALFVLLQTVFVFFEGDMPASWMLNLSKFFLESTLLVLFSVVLYRWLFSSVRFNINLVLMIGIILGTLFRSSATLLQRLMDPNEFSILQGRMFATFTRATPDLIFCALAIIVVVGILLWRMRYSFDVMALGQANAINLGINYRKQTTYILLLISVLVAVSTALVGPLTFLGLIVANLAYHISGSSQHRFLMPVAFLLGTIALIGGQLVLEYGLKMTGTLSVVIEFVGGMFFIYLVLRRL; encoded by the coding sequence ATGCAAAAAGTTAATTCATCCATAATTAGCAAATGTACTGGCGCTGCCGAACATAAGAAAATGCGCCTTTCACCCATGTCTCGTATCTGGTTATTATTAGGGGCATCGTTATTATCTATTGTGTTATTTATGACGATAAACCTAAACGGCAATATTTCTTATATTCTGACTCATCGTGCCTACATTATTCTCACCATGATTGTGGTGGCATTTGCAGCTGGTGTTTCGACTATCCTGTTTCAAACCATTGCCAACAACCGTATTTTGACTCCTTCATTAATGGGTTTAGAAGCGCTGTTTGTGTTACTACAAACCGTGTTTGTCTTTTTTGAAGGCGATATGCCTGCATCATGGATGTTGAACTTATCAAAATTCTTTTTAGAATCAACATTATTGGTGCTATTTTCGGTTGTACTTTATCGTTGGTTGTTTAGCTCCGTACGTTTTAACATCAATTTAGTCCTGATGATTGGGATTATCTTAGGTACGTTATTTCGTAGTTCAGCCACACTATTGCAACGTTTAATGGATCCTAATGAGTTCTCCATTTTACAGGGTCGCATGTTTGCCACCTTTACCCGAGCAACGCCTGACCTTATCTTTTGCGCTTTAGCCATTATCGTTGTCGTCGGTATCTTACTTTGGCGGATGCGCTATAGCTTCGATGTAATGGCATTAGGCCAAGCGAATGCGATTAACCTTGGCATTAATTACCGCAAGCAAACCACTTATATCTTATTACTGATTTCTGTTTTAGTCGCTGTTTCGACCGCTTTAGTCGGCCCATTAACCTTCTTAGGTTTAATTGTCGCTAACCTTGCTTACCATATCAGTGGTAGTAGTCAGCACCGTTTCTTAATGCCTGTTGCCTTTTTACTGGGTACTATCGCCTTAATTGGTGGGCAACTCGTTTTAGAATATGGTTTAAAAATGACAGGAACACTTTCTGTTGTGATTGAGTTTGTCGGTGGGATGTTCTTTATCTATTTGGTGTTAAGAAGACTTTAA